The segment ATACAACAGCGTCCATTTCAACAAGTACATTCTTCGGCAACCGACTTACTTCAACCGTTGCACGAGATGGGTATGGCTCACTTAAATAGGCCCCATAAATGTCATTTACTGTTGCAAAGTCATCCATCGAACTTAAATAAATCGTGAATTTAACCACTTGAGAAAAATCAGTACCCGCTTCTGTAAAGATAGCTTGCAGATTTTTCAACACCTGCTCCGTTTGGTTTTCAATTCCTCCTTCTACTACATCGGCAGTTGCTGGGTCAATTCCAATTTGTCCGGAAACATAAATGAAATCACCCGCCTGAATTGCTTGAGAATACGGTCCTAGTGCCGCTGGTGCATTATCTGTATGAATCCCTTTTGCCATAATAAATTCCTCCTTCGTTTGTCTTTCTTGATTATATCAACTATTTTGCAGCCAGTACATCCGTATATTCCATCACAGCCTGAACATAATAGATATCGCCATAGCACGCGTCCAGTTGCTCTGCTTCCTCACGCAAACAGCGAAAATCCGATTGATTCGGAACATTTTCATACATTTCCTGAGAAAAGGCAATCGCTGTCTCTTGTGAATAATCCCCTGACGTCTCGCGTGCATAGTCAATAAACCCGCTACCAAAATTATAGGACTGAACCGCTAATCCAAGATCGCCATTTGCATCACTCAAATTTTCCGCAAAATAATAGACTCCCTGTTTA is part of the Virgibacillus sp. NKC19-16 genome and harbors:
- a CDS encoding RidA family protein, whose protein sequence is MAKGIHTDNAPAALGPYSQAIQAGDFIYVSGQIGIDPATADVVEGGIENQTEQVLKNLQAIFTEAGTDFSQVVKFTIYLSSMDDFATVNDIYGAYLSEPYPSRATVEVSRLPKNVLVEMDAVVYTK